A single region of the Malus sylvestris chromosome 8, drMalSylv7.2, whole genome shotgun sequence genome encodes:
- the LOC126631826 gene encoding cyclin-D5-1-like, producing MVKILLKRCHISASTFTINIYSRIQSLLKETTEVDGCDNYDPFSPDVSCHESLTFLDGETADENALISTNYCSDSALEQEQLKNLINREIKFDFKKDENVIIPSWVLEARWVLKRSAELGFQPLTAYLAITYFDRFYSLSSDPVEEPKSAKRLLSVVCLSLAAKMEELDVKLPPLSQYAAGDYSFPGHFVRTTELAFLDHLDWRLSLITPFAFLGYLISKLCQGPASDVKSRIEGHLLSRMTEINLMHHRPSAVAAAATLMAADQKLTKEAVEVMIKSVPGLNFLEIEAVFLCYNRMQEKELKSLKDRSILVNVAVSSSVPAEKSVKTN from the exons atggtgaaaattCTGTTAAAACGGTGTCACATCTCTGCATCCACTTTCACTATAAATATATACAGTCGTATTCAGTCTTTGCTG AAAGAAACAACGGAGGTCGACGGTTGTGATAACTACGATCCTTTCTCGCCCGACGTTTCTTGCCACGAAAGTCTGACATTTTTGGACGGAGAGACGGCAGATGAAAACGCATTGATCAGCACGAACTACTGCTCCGATAGTGCACTGGAACAAGAGCAACTGAAGAACTTAATCAACAGAGAGATCAAATTCGACTTCAAGAAAGATGAAAATGTGATCATTCCCAGCTGGGTTTTGGAAGCTCGTTGGGTTCTCAAG AGAAGTGCAGAACTTGGGTTTCAGCCCTTGACAGCATATCTGGCCATTACATATTTCGATCGATTCTATTCGCTGAGTTCCGACCCTGTAG AAGAGCCAAAATCTGCAAAGAGGTTGCTTTCGGTGGTGTGCCTGTCGTTGGCGGCAAAGATGGAGGAGTTGGACGTGAAACTTCCACCACTGTCACAATACGCCGCCGGAGATTACTCCTTTCCAGGTCATTTCGTCAGGACGACGGAGTTAGCGTTTCTCGATCACTTAGATTGGAGGCTGAGTTTGATCACACCCTTTGCGTTTCTCGGTTACTTGATCTCCAAGTTATGCCAGGGACCTGCATCAGATGTGAAATCTCGGATTGAAGGACACCTCCTTTCTAGAATGACAG AGATTAACTTAATGCATCATCGACCGTCCGCCGTAGCAGCAGCCGCCACCTTAATGGCAGCGGATCAGAAGTTAACAAAGGAGGCAGTGGAAGTCATGATAAAATCGGTTCCTGGCTTGAATTTTCTGGAAATT GAAGCTGTGTTTTTATGCTACAATCGGATGCAGGAGAAGGAGCTAAAGAGTTTGAAGGACCGATCGATCCTGGTAAATGTTGCAGTTAGTTCTTCAGTTCCTGCAGAGAAGTCCGTAAAAACCAATTGA
- the LOC126631295 gene encoding cyclin-D5-1-like: MADENALISMNYCSDSALEQEQLKNLINREIEFGFKKDESVIIPSWLLEARSESITWVLKRSAELGFQPLTAYLAITYFDRFYSLSSDPKEEPKSAKRLLSVVCLSLAAKMEELDVKLPPLSQYAAGDYSFPGHFVRTTELAFLDHLDWRLSLITPFAFLGYLISKLCQGPASDVKSRIEGHLLSGMTEINLMHHRPSAVAAAATLMAADQKLTREAVEVMIKSVPDLNFLEIEAVFLCYNRMQEKELKSLKDRSIPINVAVSSSVPAEKSVKTD, from the exons ATGGCTGATGAAAACGCATTGATCAGCATGAACTACTGCTCCGATAGTGCACTGGAACAAGAGCAACTGAAGAACTTAATCAACAGAGAGATCGAATTCGGCTTCAAGAAAGATGAAAGTGTGATCATTCCCAGCTGGCTTTTGGAAGCTCGATCTGAATCCATCACATGGGTTCTCAAG AGAAGTGCAGAACTTGGGTTTCAGCCCTTGACAGCATATCTGGCCATTACATATTTCGATCGATTCTATTCGCTGAGTTCCGACCCT AAAGAAGAGCCAAAATCTGCAAAGAGGTTGCTTTCGGTGGTGTGCCTGTCGTTGGCGGCAAAGATGGAGGAGTTGGACGTGAAACTTCCACCACTGTCACAATACGCCGCCGGAGATTACTCCTTTCCAGGTCATTTCGTCAGGACGACGGAGTTAGCGTTTCTCGATCACTTAGATTGGAGGCTGAGTTTGATCACACCCTTTGCGTTTCTCGGTTACTTGATCTCCAAGTTATGCCAGGGACCTGCATCAGATGTGAAATCTCGGATTGAAGGACACCTCCTTTCTGGAATGACAG AGATTAACTTAATGCATCATCGACCGTCCGCCGTAGCAGCAGCCGCCACCTTAATGGCAGCGGATCAGAAGTTAACAAGGGAAGCAGTGGAAGTCATGATAAAATCGGTTCCTGACTTGAATTTTCTGGAAATT GAAGCTGTGTTTTTATGTTACAATCGGATGCAGGAGAAGGAGCTAAAGAGTCTGAAGGACCGATCGATCCCAATAAATGTTGCAGTTAGTTCTTCAGTTCCAGCAGAGAAGTCTGTAAAAACCGATTGA
- the LOC126632502 gene encoding cyclin-D5-1-like yields MAFALEEQQLQNLIHREIEFGFGKDEDLVIPTWVLDARLESITWVLQRRTGLGFHPRTAYLCMTYFDRFISLRQIPVAMVRLLSVACLSLAAKMKEQNIPSLSQYEVENPHFFEGKLIQKMELMVLGALEWNMNIITPFSFVDYFISKLCQESPSDVKLKIEDLLLSVITEINLMHQRPSAVAAAATLMALDQKLTKEALELKINSIPELKLSEIEAVFSCYNILQELKTEKPKEPVSVKIN; encoded by the exons ATGGCGTTTGCATTGGAAGAACAGCAGTTGCAGAACTTAATCCACAGAGAGATCGAATTTGGGTTCGGGAAAGACGAAGATTTGGTGATTCCCACCTGGGTTTTGGACGCTCGATTGGAATCCATCACATGGGTTCTCCAG AGAAGAACGGGTCTTGGATTTCATCCTAGAACAGCATATTTGTGCATGACATACTTTGATCGGTTCATTTCCCTGAGACAAATCCCT GTTGCTATGGTTAGATTGCTTTCTGTGGCGTGTCTATCTCTGGCTGCAAAGATGAAGGAGCAGAACATTCCATCACTGTCGCAATATGAAGTCGAAAATCCTCACTTTTTCGAAGGAAAACTGATTCAGAAAATGGAGCTTATGGTGTTGGGAGCACTGGAATGGAACATGAATATCATCACACCCTTCTCGTTTGTCGATTACTTCATCTCCAAGTTGTGCCAAGAATCTCCATCTGATGTAAAATTAAAGATTGAAGACCTCCTCCTTTCTGTGATCACAG AGATTAATTTGATGCATCAACGACCGTCAGCTGTAGCAGCCGCCGCCACCTTGATGGCATTGGAtcagaaattaacaaaagaaGCATTGGAACTAAAGATAAACTCCATACCAGAACTGAAACTTTCGGAAATT GAAGCTGTGTTTTCATGCTACAATATACTGCAGGAGCTAAAGACAGAGAAACCTAAAGAACCCGTGTCTGTAAAAATCAATTGA